TAGCTGTCACACCGCGCAGCTATGCTCAAGTCAGCACAGTTGAGCGCGGGTAGGTGGCTGTTCCAAAGGGATACCTTAAGTTGTCCGAAAGGTGGATGCGGCTGCGCATGAATAGGGGTATCATACACATACCGAGTCCTAGCCGCTCTCATCTCAACATTCGACGGCTCCGCTGCATTCTAGGCCGATCCGGTGACATGCAACTCAGCACGCGCGGATCGGCTCTTGTATGCCAACAATCAAGCAAGTGGACAAGGAGGCTGTTGTTGGTTAACAGCGAATTTACGATCGCCGGAACGTATCGCTACGACTACCGCTCGCCGGTACGCTGGATTATAGCGCACCTCGTGCGCTATCCCTGGCTGCCGATCGTGGTGGTGTTTGCGAGCATCTCCGAGGCCGCGCTCTTCTCGGTCGCGCCGGTGCTGGTCGGGCAGGCATTCGATCTGATGAACTCTCCGCAGCGCACCGTGCAGGCGCTCCTGGGAATCGCCGGGCTGATCTTCGCCTCGCGCGCGGCGCAGGGCTTGCTTGGCCTCGTGAGCGCTTGGACGATCGAGGTGCTGGCGCAGCGGATCGAGCGCGACGCCCGCGACGAGCTGGTGCGCAGCCTGCTCGGCAAGTCGCAGACCTTTCATAATCGCCAGCAGGTCGGCGACATTATGGCGCGGGCAACCAACGATGTGCGCCAGCTCAACCCGATGGTCAATCCCGGCATCAGCCTGATCTTTGGCTCGATGCTGAACCTGATCGTGCCGATCGTCGCGATCGGGATGCTCAACGCGCAACTGCTGATCGCGCCGCTGCTCTTCACGGCAGCCTTTCTGGTCGCGCTGCGCCGCTACACCCAGCAGCTCAACCCCGTCGCGGGCGCGTCGCGCGGTCAGTTCGGCGTGATGAACGCGGGCCTGGCCGAGGCGGTGTCGGGGATCGAAGTGGTCAAGGCGTACGCCCAGGAGCAGCAGGAGCGGGCCAAGTTCACGACGAACGCGCGCAAGTTCCGCGATCTCTTTGTTCAGGAGGGCGAGATCCGCGCGCGCTATCTGCCGCTGCTCTTCTACGGCGTGATGTATGGCGGCGGCTTTGCCCACGCGCTGTGGCTCTACCGCCAGGGCACGATCGAGGTCGGCACGATCATCGGCTACATGGGCCTGCTCGGCGTGCTGCGCTTCCCGACGTTTATTTCGATCTGGAGCTTTGGGCTGGTGCAGATGGGCATCGCGGGCGCTGGCCGGATCTTGCAGTTGATCACCGCCGAGACGGAGCTGGACGAGAACGAGGGCGGCGTTGCGCATCCGATCAAGGGCGCGCTGGCGTTCGAGAACGTATCGTTCGGCTACGGCGAGAACCTGATCCTTGAAGATCTGAGCTTTAGCGCGACGCCCGGCGAGACGATCGCGATCGTCGGGCAGACCGGCGCGGGCAAGTCGACGCTGACCAAGCTGGTCAATCGCACCTACGACGCGACCAGCGGGCGGGTCTGTGTCGACGGCATCGATGTGAAGGAGTGGAGCCTGCACAGCCTGCGCTCGCAGATCTCGACGATCGAGCAGGATGTGTTCCTTTTCTCGCGGACGATCGCCGAAAACATCGCCTTTGGCGCGCCCGGCACGGCCACGCGGGAGCAGATCGAGCAGGCGGCGCGCGAGGCGCAGGCCCACGAGTTTATCATGAGCTTCCCCGAAGGCTACGACACGGTGATCGGCGAGCGCGGCGTGACGCTTTCGGGCGGTCAGCGGCAGCGCATTGCGATTGCGCGGGCGTTTCTGACCAATCCGCGCATTCTGATTCTGGACGACTCGACCAGCGCGATCGATAGCGCGACCGAGGATCAGATCCAGCGCGCGATGCGGCGAGTCTTACAGGGCCGCACCACGCTGCTGATCACCCATCGGCTGTCGCAGATCCGCTGGGCGGATCGCATTCTGGTGCTGCGTAGCGGCAGGCTGGTGGCGCAGGGTACCCACGATGATCTGTTGCAGACCAGCCCGGCGTATCGGCGGATCTTCGCCCAGTACGAGGAGGACCGCGCGCCGTCCGCTGTGCCCGATCGGCTGGTGATGACCGACTAGCGCCGTTAGCAGGTCAAGCGTACCATCACGAAAGGAGAGATGGCCGCACTCCATCGCTGCGCTGATGGATCGGGCCAGCACCTATGGGCTTCTTCATGGATGGGTTGGAGGCGGAAGCCTACGACCGGAGCTATAACGATCGGGAACTGATCGGTCGGATCGGACGGTATTTCCGCCCGCACGCGCGCACGATGGTGACGGTGGCCTTGATGGTCGTGCTCGGCTCGCTGATGGAGACGGGCGTGCCGATCCTGATCTCAGCCGGGATCGATCAGCTTGCGGCAGATCCGCGCGCCGAACTGCTGGGCGGCTTTGCGCTGGCGGTGCTGGTGCTGAGCTGCTTCTCGTGGGCGTTCAACTACGTGCGCCAGCGCTACTCGTCGCGGGCGGTTGGCGATGTCGTGCTGGCGCTTCGGCAGGATGCGTTCACCGCCGTCACCGACCGCGATCTCTCGTTCTACGACCAGTTTCCATCGGGGAAGATCGTCAGCCGGGTGACATCGGACACGCAGGATTTCGCGACGGTCGTGACGCTGACGATGGATCTGCTGAGCCAACTGCTGATGGTGCTGATCATCGTGGTAGTGCTGCTGTCGATCAATGTGACGCTGGCGCTGCTGAGTATGGTGATCGCGCCGCTGGTGGTGATCGCCGCGCTGACGTTTCGCGCCGTCGCCCGCCGCACGATCCGCCGCTCGCAGCGCTCGACCGCGCGGGTCAACGCGCTGATCCAGGAGTCGATCAGCGGCATCGGCGTCTCCAAGAGCTTCCGGCAGGAGGGCGCGATCTACGATGACTTCAGCCGGGTCAACGCTCAGGCATACGCGGTCAACCTGCGCACGGGCTGGACCTTCAACACGATCTTCCCGGTGCTCGACGTGATCGCCGGTCTGGGCATCGCGATCGTGGTCTATTTCGGCGGCCTGCGCGTGCTCGACAGCGGCGTGTCGCTCGGCGAGTGGTACCTGTTCGTGCAAAGCCTGGCGATCTTCTACTTTCCGCTGACCAGCATCGCCTCGTTCTGGTCGCAGTTCCAGCAGGGCTTATCGGCCAGCGAGCGAGTCTTTGCCCTGATCGACGCCGAGCCGAAGGTGGTGCAGACCGCGAGCGAGCCAGTGGAACAACTGCGCGGCGAGATTACATTTCAGCATGTGATGTTCGCCTACAACGCGGAGTCGATCGTGCTGCCCGATTTCTCGCTGACGATCCCGGCAGGCCAGACGCTCGCGGTCGTCGGGCATACCGGCGCGGGCAAGTCGAGCCTGGCGCGGCTGATCGCGCGCTTCTACGAGTTCCAGGGCGGGCAGATTTTGGTCGACGGGCGCGATATTCGCAGCTTCGATCTTCAGTCGTACCGCCGTCATATCGGGATCGTGCCGCAGGTGCCGTTCTTGTTCGCGGGTACGGTCGCCGATAACATTCGCTACGGGCGGCCCGACGCGAGCGACGAGGAGGTCGCGCATGTGGCGCGGCAGATCGGCGGCGGCGAGTGGGTCGATCTGCTCGAAAACGGCTTGCAGACCGAAGTGGGCGAGCGCGGCGCGAAGCTGTCGATGGGCCAGCGCCAGCTAGTCGCGCTGGCGCGGGTGCTGCTCCACAATCCGTCGATCCTGATCCTCGACGAGGCGACCGCCAGCGTCGATCCGTTCACCGAGGTGCAGATCCAGGCGGGCCTCGATCTGGTGATGGCCGGGCGGACCAGCATCGTGATCGCCCACCGGCTTTCGACGGTCAAGCACGCGGATCGGATCATCGTGCTGCAAGATGGGCGGATCATCGAGTCGGGCGATCACGCGGGGCTGCTGGCGCAGGGCGGGCACTACGCCGAGCTGTATAATACCTACTTCCGTCACCAGTCGATCGAGTACATAGAGCAGGTCGGGCAGTTGCTCGCGTGAGCCGATTCAAGCACCACGAAACCTCGCGGCGTTCAAGCCGCGAGGTTTCACGCTTTGCTTTGCTGTCACGCTTACATGCCGTCAGCGCTCATCTCAACTGCGGCTCAACATTTGCCAGCAGCTTCCCGCGCACCTCGCGAGTCGTCGCGTTATCAACCATCGGCGTCAGCGCGCCGCTCTTGCCGATCTGGTAGCGCCCTTCGGGAGAGATGGTCAGCAGCACGCCGGTGCTGCCACGCTCCAGCAGCAGGAGATACTGCTCGCCCACCTGATAGAACGGATCGCCTTCGAGCACGAACGGCTGGGTCCGTGTGGCGTTCTGCTCGATCCCGCCGGTCTGCTTGAGCGTCACGGTCTGCCCGGCGCTCAGGTCGCCCTTGTACGACTTGAGCACCCGCAGTGTCACATGGCGTGCCGGCAGCCGATCGACGATCCCGTCCTTCATGGTGATCACATCGTCCGGCCCCTGCTCGGAGGCCAGCACCTCGGCCTTGATAATCAAGCCCGCCTTCTGTCGGGCCTCGGCAAAGCTCTTGGGGCTATGCGCCCAGCTTGCGTGGACGGTGAGGACGGAGGGCTCCCTGGTGAGGACGAAGAGCTGCGCGATCATCGCCAGCGCGAGAACGGTCGTCGCACTCCAAAAGATGCGTGTTTTCATATCGGGCTCCTTTCGATCCTGGTTTGCGGCTTGATCCGAATGCACGGGCTAGTGATTGCCATCGTAGATATTGTTGACGTCGCTCCAATTGTGCGGGACCGTGTAGTTGATATTGTTGTAGTAGGTCATGCCCATGCAGCCATCGTTGGAGTGCGTCAGACCAAGCAGGTGCCCGATCTCCTGGCAGAAAACGCCGCGTCGGTAATAGCCGCCGCTGCCGGCGTACTTGGTATTGAGGATCGCGTGCCCGTGCGTTGTATGATGGTGCGTGCCCGTCCAGTACGTGTCTACCCAAACTGCCAGGCCGCCCCAGTTGGTGTCGTAGTAGCCATCGAAGGCGTGAAATCCCACGTGAGAGGAGTAGGGATCGAAGCTAATATGGGTATTGGAGCCCCAGTCCTGTCTGGCGTCTGTAGCAGCCTGGTGGTATGAGTCGGCACCGTTGTAGAAGTTGATGCTCCGTCCGCTTTCGTTGTTCCAGTGCCGCTTCGGATCGTACTGGTGGGCGAGAGTCTGGCTAGCCAACAGCACGTTGCCTAACAACAGGAGGGTGATGACTACCGAACCAGCGACTCGTTTCATGGAGTGCCTCCTTTGGGCTAAGACCGGGCCGATCCAAGACCGCTACGGCTCAGGTGCCTGTACGTAGCCGGGCTATGTTCGATACGGTAGCTGCACTGTACAGCAGACCAATGAACAGCGCCTGTATAAAAGAGATGTGAATCTTTAAAAAATCTTAAGATCTTAGAGCAGCACGCTTCAGACGAGGATGCTCATGACCAATCGACAGCCGCTCAGCCATGTGCTCCGTCAGTTCGATCTCACCGCCGAGCCTGCGGCGCTGCCTGGCGGCACTACTACCACATTTCGCGTCGGCGAT
The DNA window shown above is from Herpetosiphonaceae bacterium and carries:
- a CDS encoding ABC transporter ATP-binding protein encodes the protein MVNSEFTIAGTYRYDYRSPVRWIIAHLVRYPWLPIVVVFASISEAALFSVAPVLVGQAFDLMNSPQRTVQALLGIAGLIFASRAAQGLLGLVSAWTIEVLAQRIERDARDELVRSLLGKSQTFHNRQQVGDIMARATNDVRQLNPMVNPGISLIFGSMLNLIVPIVAIGMLNAQLLIAPLLFTAAFLVALRRYTQQLNPVAGASRGQFGVMNAGLAEAVSGIEVVKAYAQEQQERAKFTTNARKFRDLFVQEGEIRARYLPLLFYGVMYGGGFAHALWLYRQGTIEVGTIIGYMGLLGVLRFPTFISIWSFGLVQMGIAGAGRILQLITAETELDENEGGVAHPIKGALAFENVSFGYGENLILEDLSFSATPGETIAIVGQTGAGKSTLTKLVNRTYDATSGRVCVDGIDVKEWSLHSLRSQISTIEQDVFLFSRTIAENIAFGAPGTATREQIEQAAREAQAHEFIMSFPEGYDTVIGERGVTLSGGQRQRIAIARAFLTNPRILILDDSTSAIDSATEDQIQRAMRRVLQGRTTLLITHRLSQIRWADRILVLRSGRLVAQGTHDDLLQTSPAYRRIFAQYEEDRAPSAVPDRLVMTD
- a CDS encoding ABC transporter ATP-binding protein, translated to MGFFMDGLEAEAYDRSYNDRELIGRIGRYFRPHARTMVTVALMVVLGSLMETGVPILISAGIDQLAADPRAELLGGFALAVLVLSCFSWAFNYVRQRYSSRAVGDVVLALRQDAFTAVTDRDLSFYDQFPSGKIVSRVTSDTQDFATVVTLTMDLLSQLLMVLIIVVVLLSINVTLALLSMVIAPLVVIAALTFRAVARRTIRRSQRSTARVNALIQESISGIGVSKSFRQEGAIYDDFSRVNAQAYAVNLRTGWTFNTIFPVLDVIAGLGIAIVVYFGGLRVLDSGVSLGEWYLFVQSLAIFYFPLTSIASFWSQFQQGLSASERVFALIDAEPKVVQTASEPVEQLRGEITFQHVMFAYNAESIVLPDFSLTIPAGQTLAVVGHTGAGKSSLARLIARFYEFQGGQILVDGRDIRSFDLQSYRRHIGIVPQVPFLFAGTVADNIRYGRPDASDEEVAHVARQIGGGEWVDLLENGLQTEVGERGAKLSMGQRQLVALARVLLHNPSILILDEATASVDPFTEVQIQAGLDLVMAGRTSIVIAHRLSTVKHADRIIVLQDGRIIESGDHAGLLAQGGHYAELYNTYFRHQSIEYIEQVGQLLA